The Bacillus carboniphilus genome contains a region encoding:
- a CDS encoding CAP domain-containing protein yields MKKTVIGTMAIAASLFVLQPTNSASAQETQDNQKFSLKKIAQNMDLLEMSNLMNVKQSFNTDAFSCGPLKERLDETKQQSEKENASNEQEKQSKNQKQKKQKEQQQSLPDKEDSEKAKQSDANESNSSEDTNTEQSETSEEATPVEENDSVEENDSVDEDLIEEEDTKVTTSLHAFEEEVIELTNVERAKYGLSALQLDEELNKVAREKSLDMQQNNYFSHNSPTYGSPFDMMNEFGIDYRAAGENIAMGQQSPEQVVEAWMNSEGHRQNILSENFTHIGVGYVEDGHYWTQLFIGK; encoded by the coding sequence ATGAAAAAAACTGTTATAGGGACAATGGCTATAGCTGCATCATTATTTGTCTTACAACCTACAAATAGCGCTTCAGCACAAGAAACACAAGATAATCAAAAATTTTCTTTAAAGAAAATTGCTCAAAATATGGATCTACTTGAGATGAGTAATCTTATGAATGTAAAGCAATCCTTTAATACAGATGCTTTCTCATGTGGACCTCTTAAAGAAAGACTAGATGAAACAAAACAACAATCAGAAAAAGAAAATGCTTCAAACGAACAAGAAAAACAATCTAAAAATCAAAAACAGAAAAAACAAAAGGAACAGCAACAAAGTCTTCCCGATAAAGAAGATAGTGAAAAAGCCAAACAATCGGATGCAAACGAAAGTAATTCAAGTGAAGATACAAACACTGAACAAAGTGAGACTTCAGAAGAAGCAACTCCTGTAGAAGAAAATGATAGCGTAGAAGAAAATGATAGCGTAGATGAAGATCTTATCGAAGAAGAAGATACTAAAGTCACAACTTCTCTTCATGCATTCGAAGAGGAAGTGATTGAATTAACCAATGTAGAGAGAGCAAAGTATGGATTATCAGCATTACAACTAGATGAAGAACTAAACAAGGTCGCTAGAGAAAAATCGTTGGACATGCAACAAAATAATTATTTCTCTCACAACAGTCCTACCTATGGATCGCCTTTTGATATGATGAATGAATTCGGTATAGATTATCGTGCAGCAGGTGAAAATATAGCGATGGGTCAACAGTCTCCTGAACAAGTAGTAGAGGCTTGGATGAATAGTGAGGGTCATAGACAAAATATCTTGAGTGAAAATTTCACACATATCGGCGTAGGATATGTAGAAGATGGTCATTATTGGACTCAGCTATTTATCGGTAAATAA
- the splB gene encoding spore photoproduct lyase, translating into MVKPFMPQLVYYEPRALEYELGEELLDKFTDLGVEIRKTTSHNQVRNIPGDTDFQKYRVSKSTLVIGVRKTLKFDSSKPSAEYAIPLATGCMGHCHYCYLQTTMGSKPYIRTYVNVDEILDQATDYMKERSPDETRFEASCTSDIVGIDHLTHTLKKTIEYFGETDLGKLRFVTKFSHVDHLLDAKHNGKTRFRFSINADYVIKNFEPGTSPLKERIEAASKVAKAGYPLGFIVAPIYIHENWQEGYRNLFMKLDKQLPKEERQDITFEMIQHRFTKPAKRVIQKNYPKSKLEMDEEERRYKWGRYGIGKYIYPKDEEQQLRESLESYVNEFFPDAKIEYFT; encoded by the coding sequence ATGGTCAAACCATTCATGCCGCAACTTGTTTATTACGAACCAAGGGCTCTTGAATATGAGTTAGGAGAAGAGCTATTAGATAAATTTACCGATTTAGGGGTTGAAATTCGTAAAACTACCTCCCATAACCAAGTAAGAAATATTCCAGGTGATACAGATTTTCAGAAATATCGTGTTTCAAAATCAACGCTAGTTATTGGTGTAAGAAAAACATTGAAATTTGATTCATCTAAACCATCTGCAGAATATGCTATTCCATTAGCGACGGGGTGTATGGGGCATTGTCATTATTGTTATTTGCAAACGACAATGGGGAGTAAGCCCTATATTCGTACCTACGTAAATGTAGATGAAATTTTAGATCAAGCAACAGATTATATGAAAGAACGTTCTCCAGATGAAACACGGTTCGAAGCTTCTTGTACTTCTGATATTGTTGGAATTGACCACTTAACGCATACGTTAAAGAAAACGATTGAATATTTTGGAGAAACCGATTTAGGAAAGCTACGGTTTGTAACAAAATTTTCTCACGTTGATCATTTACTGGACGCAAAACATAATGGAAAGACGAGGTTTCGTTTCAGCATTAACGCGGATTATGTCATAAAAAATTTTGAACCAGGAACTTCTCCTTTGAAAGAAAGAATAGAAGCAGCAAGTAAAGTGGCTAAAGCTGGTTACCCATTAGGGTTTATTGTTGCTCCTATTTATATACATGAAAATTGGCAGGAAGGGTATCGAAATTTATTTATGAAGCTAGACAAACAGCTTCCGAAAGAAGAACGTCAAGATATTACGTTTGAAATGATTCAACATCGTTTCACAAAACCTGCAAAACGGGTCATCCAAAAAAACTATCCAAAGTCAAAACTAGAAATGGATGAAGAGGAAAGAAGATATAAATGGGGAAGGTATGGAATTGGCAAATATATATATCCAAAAGATGAAGAACAGCAATTACGTGAATCGCTGGAAAGTTATGTTAATGAGTTTTTTCCTGATGCGAAAATCGAGTATTTTACTTGA
- a CDS encoding phosphocarrier protein HPr, translating to MVEKTFEIIADTGVHARPAAILVKKASTFNSDINLEHNGKTVNLKSIMGVMSLGISKGATIKVTADGSDEQEAITGIETTMKEEGLSK from the coding sequence ATGGTAGAAAAAACATTTGAAATTATAGCAGATACTGGAGTTCACGCAAGACCAGCAGCAATCTTAGTAAAGAAAGCATCCACTTTTAATTCAGATATAAACTTAGAACATAACGGCAAAACCGTTAATCTTAAGTCCATTATGGGTGTTATGTCTCTTGGAATCTCTAAAGGAGCAACGATAAAAGTGACTGCCGATGGTTCGGATGAGCAAGAAGCGATCACTGGAATAGAGACCACTATGAAAGAAGAAGGCTTAAGCAAATGA
- a CDS encoding NAD(P)-dependent oxidoreductase: MMKKIGFIGTGVMGKSMVSHLLKAGYTVNIHTRTKSKAQELIDKGAIWKDTVAEIAQTSELVMTMVGYPKDVEEIYLGSKGLIENLLPEAICIDLTTSKPSLAKKLSEIAKEQHVSILDAPVSGGDIGAKNGTLTVMVGGEEKVFQEVKPILEYFGENIILQGPHGAGQHTKMCNQIAIASGMIGVCEAMAYAEKSGLDPKQVLESITGGAAGSWSLSHLAPRMLEENYDPGFYIKHFIKDIEIAIEEADAMELFIPGLTLAKQLYEKLSHQGDEDLGTQALYKLFN; the protein is encoded by the coding sequence ATGATGAAAAAAATCGGTTTTATTGGTACCGGAGTGATGGGGAAAAGTATGGTCTCTCATTTATTGAAGGCAGGTTATACGGTCAATATACATACGAGAACAAAGAGTAAGGCTCAAGAGCTTATTGATAAAGGAGCAATATGGAAGGATACTGTCGCTGAAATAGCACAAACAAGTGAGCTTGTCATGACGATGGTTGGCTATCCAAAAGATGTGGAAGAAATTTATTTAGGCTCAAAAGGGCTCATTGAAAATCTACTTCCTGAAGCCATCTGTATTGATTTAACGACTTCAAAGCCATCCCTTGCTAAGAAACTTTCTGAAATAGCAAAAGAGCAACATGTATCCATTTTAGACGCACCAGTATCAGGAGGAGATATAGGAGCTAAAAATGGCACATTAACCGTTATGGTTGGGGGGGAAGAAAAGGTTTTTCAAGAAGTAAAACCGATTTTAGAGTACTTTGGGGAAAATATCATTTTGCAAGGTCCACATGGTGCTGGTCAGCATACGAAGATGTGCAATCAAATTGCTATTGCTTCTGGAATGATAGGTGTTTGTGAAGCGATGGCTTATGCAGAAAAATCAGGTTTAGATCCTAAGCAAGTTCTTGAGAGCATTACTGGAGGAGCGGCAGGTAGTTGGTCACTTTCTCATTTAGCCCCCCGAATGTTGGAAGAAAACTATGATCCGGGGTTTTATATTAAACATTTTATTAAAGATATCGAAATTGCGATTGAAGAAGCAGACGCGATGGAATTATTTATTCCAGGTTTAACGTTAGCCAAGCAATTATATGAAAAGCTGAGCCATCAAGGAGATGAAGACTTAGGAACTCAAGCATTATATAAACTATTTAATTGA
- a CDS encoding YvrJ family protein, which yields MAGWIQLISEVGFPIVVTLYLLQRIETKLDQLNQSIKMLPEQLKN from the coding sequence ATGGCTGGTTGGATACAACTAATAAGCGAGGTTGGATTTCCTATTGTAGTCACTTTATATTTGCTACAAAGAATTGAAACGAAGCTTGATCAACTGAATCAATCCATTAAAATGCTGCCTGAACAACTGAAAAATTAA
- a CDS encoding long-chain-fatty-acid--CoA ligase has translation MEDRTKFFADYSHTACSHDVEIPEEPVSFLLKRSAKLYQDHTALSFYGKKLNYAELYKNSLAFASALQNKGLKKGDRVAIMLPNCPQYVIAFFGILQAGGIVTQVNPLLVERELDYILKDSGANMIVAFDAVYELVKKVQPETKVKQVITVSLQKPFTPPSQDQAFEDFIQTATPSFIPPHIDAKHDVAVLQYTGGTTGRSKGVMLTHYNLVANVIQSAEVFKTKIGPGEDISLAVAPYFHIFGLTTSLTFPVYFGNELIIVPRFDVDEILQIIEKEKPTVFPGVPTMYVALTNHPKVTPESLKSLWLCNSGSAPMPVELLKRFEKMSGAMIVEGYGLSETSPVATCNPIDSVRKPGSVGMGVPKTAIKIVDIATGKEELGANELGEVVISGPQVMKGYWNNDEETAIALRDGWFYTGDIGRLDEEGYLYIVDRKKDMIIASGFNIYPRDIEEVLYEHPAIQEAVVIGIPDQYRGETVKAVLVFKENRSASEEEMIEYCKERLSAYKVPTIFEFRTELPKTNVGKILRRALREEVTKQ, from the coding sequence GTGGAAGATCGAACAAAGTTTTTTGCAGATTATAGCCATACTGCCTGTTCACATGATGTAGAAATTCCTGAAGAACCCGTGTCATTTTTGTTGAAGAGGAGTGCAAAACTTTATCAAGATCATACGGCTTTATCCTTTTATGGGAAGAAGCTAAATTATGCGGAACTTTATAAAAATTCACTCGCCTTTGCTTCTGCATTGCAAAACAAAGGATTAAAAAAAGGAGATCGGGTTGCCATTATGCTCCCGAATTGCCCGCAATATGTCATTGCATTTTTCGGAATTTTACAAGCAGGTGGAATTGTAACACAAGTAAATCCTTTGCTTGTTGAACGAGAACTAGACTATATATTGAAAGATTCAGGAGCAAATATGATTGTTGCTTTTGATGCGGTTTATGAATTAGTTAAAAAAGTACAACCTGAAACGAAGGTAAAACAAGTGATTACTGTTAGCTTGCAAAAGCCTTTTACACCCCCATCACAAGATCAGGCATTTGAAGACTTTATCCAAACGGCAACCCCATCATTTATACCACCTCATATCGATGCAAAACATGATGTTGCAGTTTTACAATATACGGGAGGGACGACTGGGAGATCAAAAGGAGTCATGTTAACGCACTATAATTTAGTTGCAAACGTCATTCAGTCTGCCGAAGTTTTTAAAACGAAAATTGGGCCTGGAGAAGATATATCGTTAGCAGTTGCTCCTTATTTTCATATCTTCGGATTAACGACAAGTTTGACCTTTCCTGTATATTTTGGGAATGAGTTAATCATAGTTCCTCGCTTTGATGTAGATGAGATCTTGCAAATCATTGAAAAGGAAAAGCCAACAGTATTTCCTGGAGTTCCGACCATGTATGTAGCCTTAACAAACCATCCAAAAGTAACTCCCGAGAGTTTAAAAAGCCTTTGGCTCTGTAATAGTGGTAGTGCGCCAATGCCAGTAGAATTATTAAAAAGGTTTGAAAAAATGTCTGGAGCGATGATTGTCGAAGGATACGGGCTATCTGAAACATCTCCAGTTGCAACTTGTAATCCAATTGATAGTGTTCGAAAGCCAGGAAGTGTAGGGATGGGAGTACCTAAAACAGCCATTAAAATAGTCGATATTGCCACAGGAAAAGAAGAGTTAGGAGCGAACGAACTAGGTGAAGTTGTTATAAGTGGACCTCAAGTGATGAAAGGCTATTGGAATAATGATGAAGAAACAGCGATTGCTTTGAGGGATGGCTGGTTTTATACAGGGGACATTGGTAGGTTAGATGAGGAGGGATATTTGTATATTGTAGATCGAAAGAAAGATATGATTATTGCAAGTGGATTTAACATTTATCCTAGAGATATTGAGGAAGTTTTATATGAACACCCAGCTATACAAGAAGCAGTCGTTATAGGTATACCTGATCAGTATCGGGGTGAGACCGTAAAAGCAGTTCTCGTCTTTAAAGAAAATAGATCAGCATCTGAAGAAGAAATGATTGAATACTGTAAAGAAAGACTTTCTGCCTATAAAGTACCTACTATCTTTGAGTTTAGAACAGAATTACCTAAGACGAATGTAGGAAAGATTTTAAGAAGAGCATTAAGAGAAGAAGTCACGAAACAATAG
- a CDS encoding DUF1659 domain-containing protein produces MANSTITSSQLRLIFEEGLDEQGKTVFSYKSYNNVKAEATAEQLFAVANKLVSLQTKPLFEVERNDSSLIEE; encoded by the coding sequence ATGGCAAATTCAACAATAACAAGTAGCCAGCTAAGATTGATTTTTGAAGAGGGATTAGATGAGCAAGGGAAAACAGTTTTTTCGTATAAAAGCTACAACAATGTCAAAGCTGAGGCAACTGCTGAACAGTTGTTTGCTGTTGCGAACAAGCTAGTATCCCTACAAACAAAACCATTATTTGAAGTAGAAAGGAACGACTCATCATTAATTGAAGAATAA
- a CDS encoding sensor histidine kinase: MNRRVVFQFMFVIFLMLFLIVSIFQLTAKQYYYNGISQTIITHSQSVIKYTSFHDYSLEDGLSSETISELTSKMQYEGAILHIVNKDGQIIQSSTGLPQDGREEDLILVEQGIPYDPFYQVERRKDEKVLIVYSPLKLDGQTVAYLRYTTSLEGVNQVLFSLNIAAFIIGVLVSVIVFFVSLKLANSITQPIKEIIHVSSKMAQGQFNVRVKESYKDELGTLARTLNYLAEEIVRTEEMKNQFISSISHELRTPLTGIKGWSETLLPSNDISKEELKQGLQLISSETDRLILLVEELLDFSRFQNDKIALHKEEIDIEELLNDVLLQTTSKAENKQLSLVFEVPSYKVEVDVNRMKQVFLNLIDNAIKFSHEKGTIYIKSKQGSRFFHLFIQDEGIGINEKHIPYLTRPFYQVSHQQGTGLGLAISAKIIELHGGHLIINSQQGRGTVVTITLPK; this comes from the coding sequence ATGAATCGTCGAGTCGTCTTTCAATTCATGTTTGTCATATTTTTAATGCTCTTTTTAATCGTTAGTATATTTCAACTAACGGCCAAGCAATATTATTATAATGGCATTTCACAAACAATTATTACTCATTCTCAATCAGTTATAAAATACACAAGCTTTCATGACTATTCTTTAGAAGATGGTCTTAGTAGTGAAACGATCAGTGAACTGACTTCAAAGATGCAATATGAAGGAGCAATTCTTCATATAGTAAATAAAGATGGTCAAATTATTCAATCTTCAACAGGTCTTCCTCAAGATGGGAGGGAAGAAGACTTAATATTAGTAGAACAAGGAATACCATATGACCCTTTTTATCAAGTTGAGAGAAGGAAAGACGAGAAAGTACTCATTGTCTATTCCCCATTAAAACTAGATGGACAAACGGTCGCTTATTTAAGGTATACTACTTCTCTAGAAGGAGTAAATCAAGTCTTGTTTTCCTTAAATATAGCCGCATTTATTATTGGAGTATTAGTGTCGGTCATTGTATTCTTTGTTAGTTTAAAGCTTGCTAATTCAATCACACAACCTATTAAAGAGATTATTCATGTATCTTCAAAAATGGCTCAAGGACAATTTAATGTTAGGGTAAAAGAATCGTATAAAGATGAACTAGGGACATTAGCACGGACGCTAAATTATTTAGCTGAAGAAATTGTTCGTACAGAAGAGATGAAAAATCAATTTATTTCCTCTATTTCTCATGAACTACGAACACCACTTACTGGAATTAAAGGGTGGTCTGAAACGTTGCTTCCTTCCAATGACATATCTAAGGAAGAATTAAAACAGGGATTGCAGTTGATCTCTTCTGAAACGGATCGGCTAATATTGCTAGTCGAAGAGTTACTTGACTTTTCACGCTTTCAAAATGATAAGATCGCTTTACATAAAGAGGAAATTGATATTGAAGAATTGTTAAATGACGTCCTACTGCAAACGACTTCAAAGGCGGAGAACAAACAGCTCTCTCTTGTTTTCGAGGTGCCATCGTATAAGGTAGAAGTGGATGTTAATAGAATGAAGCAAGTGTTTCTAAATTTGATTGACAACGCGATTAAGTTTTCTCATGAAAAAGGAACAATTTATATTAAAAGTAAGCAAGGAAGTCGTTTTTTTCATTTATTTATTCAAGATGAAGGGATTGGAATAAATGAAAAGCATATTCCTTATTTAACGAGGCCTTTCTACCAAGTATCCCATCAACAAGGAACTGGATTAGGATTGGCGATTTCTGCTAAAATCATAGAATTACATGGTGGACATTTGATTATAAATAGTCAACAAGGTAGGGGAACGGTGGTTACCATTACACTTCCTAAGTAA
- a CDS encoding DUF2922 domain-containing protein: MSKKLEMKFLNETGKTITITVDEPKGALPVEEVDDAMDTILTNDIFFANGGKLVSKKEARIVERNVNTIFSE; the protein is encoded by the coding sequence ATGTCAAAAAAATTAGAAATGAAATTTTTAAACGAAACTGGGAAAACGATTACCATTACTGTAGATGAACCTAAGGGAGCCCTACCAGTTGAAGAGGTTGATGATGCGATGGATACCATCCTAACAAATGATATCTTCTTCGCAAATGGAGGGAAGTTAGTGAGTAAGAAGGAAGCGAGAATTGTTGAGAGAAATGTGAATACCATTTTTAGTGAATAG
- a CDS encoding transcriptional regulator SplA domain-containing protein yields MEKKDVQPGDEVYVIYRNPHTPNVANIQQAEVVPHPKNGEDVALFLHESYHLLSEDDAIFPSYDEAEQMYNSIFDYNQK; encoded by the coding sequence ATGGAAAAAAAGGATGTTCAACCAGGAGATGAGGTGTATGTCATTTATAGAAACCCACATACACCTAATGTGGCGAATATACAACAAGCAGAGGTTGTTCCTCATCCAAAAAACGGCGAGGATGTCGCCTTATTTTTACACGAGTCTTATCACTTATTAAGTGAAGATGATGCCATATTCCCTTCTTATGATGAGGCTGAACAAATGTACAACTCCATTTTTGACTATAATCAAAAATAA
- a CDS encoding peptidoglycan D,D-transpeptidase FtsI family protein → MTEQPLQQSKNDLKKMKKSRVFRVNFFFFIIFLLFVLLIIKLGYVQLIEGESYAKEVNRTERQISSFPAPRGKMYDRYGRVIVDNEGIPAIMFTQDGKTDAEDKIKTAKKLGEIIEFNYSEEEWEKQLKDRDYKDYWIAAHLKEAEKLVSDKEAKGLENGEVYQLQVNRVKEKDWKAIKADEKERELALLYKRFSGYRYQPQIVKTKAEAKTEKEKEQFEKELAEVSEKLEELEGIDIASDWKRSYPYEDTFRTILGSVTDNGILEEREDFYLARDYSRADRVGKSQLEYQYEEYLHPEKRTYEYITDRDGNTIEKRLVDEGRRGYDLVTTVDILFQQKVDEILLKNLKAARASGNYNVDRLYAVVMDPNDGSVLAMSGVYYNKESGEYEDRSFGTFTEQFEYGSAVKGATVLAGYQEGLKINTTFIDKKLYFAGNVEKASYNRGGLGAVNDLVALQKSSNVYMYHIGLLYLGKTYYPNMPLPKDQTALQNFRNAFSQFGLGVKTGIDLPYESNGLQNDIVDSGNFLDLTIGQFDTYTPLQMAQYVSTIANGGYRIKPQLVKSIHHSHTDKTIGPVVTQNSKKIISKVNNNEIEIDRVQTGFKRVVSSGTAAGKFEGYDVAGKTGTAQKAIGSGKVNSTFVGYFPSNDPEISFSVIVPDQNSKGGGDFNKIISKEIVKLYDDLQKDYQEEGMLGANMKIGEDSEEGNQSEGEQEEEETNQ, encoded by the coding sequence ATGACGGAACAACCATTACAACAATCAAAAAATGACTTAAAAAAGATGAAAAAGTCACGTGTTTTTAGAGTGAATTTTTTCTTCTTTATTATTTTTCTTTTATTTGTATTATTAATAATTAAGTTAGGTTATGTTCAGCTTATTGAAGGAGAGAGCTATGCGAAGGAAGTGAATCGTACAGAAAGGCAGATTTCCTCTTTCCCAGCTCCTCGAGGGAAAATGTATGATCGTTACGGACGGGTAATCGTAGACAATGAAGGAATTCCGGCCATTATGTTTACTCAAGATGGAAAAACAGATGCTGAAGACAAAATAAAAACGGCTAAAAAGCTAGGTGAAATTATTGAGTTTAATTACAGTGAGGAAGAATGGGAGAAACAGCTTAAAGACCGGGATTATAAGGATTATTGGATTGCAGCACATTTGAAAGAAGCAGAAAAACTTGTGAGTGACAAAGAAGCAAAAGGATTGGAAAACGGTGAAGTCTATCAACTTCAAGTCAATCGTGTCAAAGAAAAAGACTGGAAGGCAATAAAAGCTGATGAAAAAGAGCGTGAATTAGCCTTATTATATAAACGGTTCTCCGGCTATCGTTATCAACCTCAAATTGTTAAAACGAAGGCAGAAGCAAAAACAGAGAAAGAAAAAGAACAGTTTGAAAAAGAGTTAGCAGAAGTTTCTGAAAAACTAGAAGAATTAGAGGGGATTGATATCGCCTCCGATTGGAAACGTAGCTATCCTTATGAGGATACGTTTCGAACAATTTTAGGAAGTGTAACGGATAATGGCATATTGGAAGAGCGTGAGGATTTTTATTTAGCGAGAGACTATTCTCGAGCGGACCGTGTAGGAAAAAGTCAACTTGAATATCAATACGAAGAATACCTTCATCCAGAAAAGAGAACTTATGAGTATATTACCGATCGTGATGGAAATACAATTGAGAAGAGACTTGTCGATGAAGGCAGGAGAGGCTATGATCTTGTAACGACGGTGGATATTTTATTTCAACAAAAAGTGGATGAAATACTACTAAAAAACTTAAAAGCTGCAAGGGCTAGCGGGAATTATAATGTTGACCGCTTATATGCAGTCGTTATGGACCCAAATGATGGCAGTGTCTTGGCCATGTCGGGTGTTTATTATAATAAGGAATCGGGCGAATATGAAGATAGATCGTTTGGAACGTTTACCGAACAGTTTGAATATGGTTCTGCCGTAAAAGGGGCAACTGTATTGGCGGGATATCAAGAAGGGTTAAAAATAAATACAACTTTCATTGATAAAAAGTTGTATTTTGCTGGTAATGTAGAGAAAGCATCTTATAATCGTGGTGGTTTAGGTGCTGTAAATGATCTGGTTGCTTTGCAAAAAAGTTCAAATGTTTATATGTATCATATTGGTTTATTATATTTAGGAAAGACTTATTACCCTAATATGCCATTACCAAAAGATCAAACAGCTCTACAGAATTTTAGAAATGCATTTAGTCAGTTTGGACTTGGGGTGAAAACAGGTATTGACCTTCCTTATGAATCAAATGGATTGCAAAATGATATTGTTGACTCAGGTAATTTTCTAGATTTAACAATCGGTCAGTTTGATACCTATACACCTTTACAAATGGCTCAATATGTTTCTACTATTGCCAATGGTGGATATAGAATTAAACCACAATTAGTAAAGTCTATTCATCATTCACATACAGATAAAACAATTGGTCCAGTAGTAACACAAAATTCAAAAAAAATCATAAGTAAAGTTAATAACAATGAAATTGAGATTGATAGGGTGCAAACAGGTTTCAAAAGAGTAGTTAGTTCAGGGACAGCTGCTGGAAAATTTGAAGGTTATGATGTTGCTGGAAAAACTGGAACGGCACAAAAAGCTATAGGAAGTGGAAAGGTTAATAGTACTTTTGTAGGCTATTTTCCTAGTAATGACCCTGAAATTTCTTTCAGTGTAATTGTACCTGACCAAAATTCAAAAGGTGGAGGAGATTTTAATAAAATAATATCTAAAGAAATCGTCAAATTATATGATGATCTCCAAAAAGACTATCAAGAGGAAGGAATGTTAGGCGCAAATATGAAAATTGGGGAAGACTCAGAAGAAGGTAATCAATCCGAAGGTGAACAAGAGGAGGAAGAAACGAATCAGTGA
- the glcT gene encoding glucose PTS transporter transcription antiterminator GlcT codes for MKKETAVVNENVIVKKVLNNNVIIAEHQLLSEVVLIGKGIGFGKKKDDLIADEAIEKMFVLKNKQQQEQYKLLLPFVDEEMIEVIYDIITYISVKMSLPLNDHIHISLTDHISFAIKRLQKGMDIKNPFLKETKLLYPKEYEVATDVVELLNERLNIYLPEGEIGFIALHIHSATSNTTISEINQFSQLINKLIVVIEDSMGISIDRNSIHYSRLIRHLRYTIDRVKNGETVEEPKKLKSLLKEEYPLCYNTAWKMVKVLEKSLQLNVFDAEVVYLTMHLYRINNKTL; via the coding sequence ATGAAAAAGGAGACTGCGGTTGTGAATGAAAATGTGATCGTTAAAAAAGTTTTAAACAACAATGTAATAATAGCTGAACATCAACTACTTTCAGAAGTCGTTTTAATAGGGAAAGGAATAGGGTTTGGAAAAAAGAAAGATGATCTTATTGCAGATGAAGCCATTGAGAAAATGTTCGTTTTGAAAAATAAACAACAACAAGAACAGTACAAACTACTACTTCCTTTTGTTGACGAAGAAATGATTGAAGTAATCTATGATATTATTACTTACATATCTGTAAAAATGTCACTACCGTTAAATGATCATATACACATTTCGTTAACGGATCACATTTCTTTTGCGATAAAGAGATTACAAAAAGGAATGGATATAAAAAATCCTTTTTTAAAAGAAACAAAGCTTCTATATCCTAAAGAGTATGAAGTAGCAACAGATGTTGTAGAGTTATTAAATGAACGGTTAAATATTTATTTACCTGAAGGGGAAATCGGCTTTATCGCTCTACATATTCATAGTGCCACCTCAAACACAACTATTTCCGAGATTAATCAATTTTCACAATTAATAAATAAATTGATCGTTGTCATCGAAGATAGTATGGGGATTTCCATCGACAGAAATAGCATTCATTACTCCAGATTAATACGTCATCTTCGCTATACAATTGATCGAGTAAAAAACGGGGAAACAGTGGAAGAACCAAAAAAGTTGAAAAGTTTATTGAAAGAAGAATATCCATTATGCTATAATACTGCATGGAAGATGGTTAAAGTATTAGAAAAATCATTACAATTAAACGTATTCGATGCGGAAGTTGTTTATTTAACGATGCATCTGTATCGAATTAACAATAAAACATTATAA
- a CDS encoding WYL domain-containing protein — MDYLLRLSFEEQKPIKIIYQSKSGSITKRTIVVKSIDSPYISAYCFKRKNYRHFFVHNILATAL; from the coding sequence GTGGATTATCTCCTTCGTTTAAGTTTTGAAGAACAAAAGCCAATTAAAATTATTTATCAAAGCAAAAGCGGATCCATAACAAAAAGAACTATTGTTGTTAAGTCAATAGACTCTCCGTATATTTCCGCCTATTGCTTCAAACGAAAGAATTATCGTCATTTTTTTGTCCACAATATTTTAGCGACAGCCCTGTAA